The DNA region AGGCGGACACCGACCACCTCGACTGGCGGCCCCGGAACTGGCGCGCCCGGCGCCTCGGCGTGCTGCTGCGGGCGAGCGACGACCCGTGGGTGCGCGCGGCCGCGATCGCCTCGCTCCTCGACCCGTCGCACGTGGCCGAGGTCGTCGACGACCCCTATGAACGGGCCCATCTGGAGCGGCTGCGGCCCGCGCCGCCGAGCTGGCGGCCGAACGCGCCGACGCCCCGGGAGATCGCCGACCGGCTGATGGTCGCCGACGACCCCGACGAGATCCTCTGGCACCGGATGAGCCTCGCACTCGCCCTGGACGAGTCCCGCGCGGACCGCGAGGCCCCACGCCCCGGCGCCTGGCCGACCATCCAGACCCCGCCTCCTTCCGGGCGCCTGGCCCCGAAACCGGGCTCGGCCCCGGCCCCGGTCCCGAGCGGGACTCCGCCCTTGGTTCCGGCCCTGGACCTGCTCCAGCCACCGGCCCTGAGCCTGGCCCCGCCACCTTCCCTGCGCCCGGGCTCGGGCGCGGCCCCGGCTCTGGGCGCGTCCCCGTGCCTGGCCCCGGGTCTGGCCTCGGTCCCGAGCCCGCTCTCGCCCCTGGTTCCGGCCCGGGACGTGGTCCCGCCGCCGGCTCTGAGCCCGGCCCCGCCTTCGAGCGTGGGTCCGAACCCGGAGCCGGCCCCGGGACCGGGCATGGACCCGGCCCAGCACCTGGCCCCGGGCACGGGCATGGACCCGGCCCCGGACCTGGAGCCGGTCCCGGCCCAGGCCTGGGTGGTCGGGCCGGTCGTCGACCCGGACCTGGACCCGGTCCCGGCCCAGGGCCCGGGCGCCGCACCGGTCGTCGGCGCCGCCCCGTGGCCCGTTCCGGCTCCGGTGCCGCAGGCGCGGCGTGTCGATCGGTGGCCGCCGCGTCCGGCGGCGGTCACGAGGCCGCCCGGCAGACGGGTTCGGCGGAGTCTGCTCGACCGGTGGCGCAGGCGGAAGGAGGCGGTGCGCGGGCCCGGGGCGTGAGGCGGGCGCCGGGGTGCGGGGTGGCGGGCGCGCGGGCACCATGGGCCTCAAGAACGTCCTGCCACCGGCCGTCCCGCCCGCCGGGCGGCCCGCGCTCACCCTGGCCGGCACCGACGCGACGATGACCGAGCTGGCCGCCGTCTCCGGTTCCGGGGCGCAGGCCCGGCGACTCGGCCTGGTCCGTGAGCTGTTCGGCGCCGCGACGACGGAGGAGCAGGAGTTCTTGGTGCGGTTGTTGTCAGGCGAGGTCCGGCAGGGCGCGCTCGACGCGGTCGCGCTCGAAGGCGTCGCCCGGGCGGCCGAGGTGCCGCCCGGGGACCTGCGGCGGGCGGTCATGCTCGAGGGCTCGCTGCCGCCGGTCGCGCGCGCCGTGCTCGCCGAGGGGCCGGACGCCCTGGAGGCGTTCACGCTGCGGGTCGGCAGGCCGGTACAGCCGATGCTCGCGCACACGGCGGGCAGCGTCACGGAGGCCGTCGAGGCGCTCGGGCCGTGTGCGGTGGAGGAGAAGCTCGACGGCATCCGCATCCAGGTGCACCGGCTCGGCGACGAGGTGCGGGTGTACACCCGTTCCCTCGACGACATCACCGGGCGGCTGCCCGAGGTGGTCGACACGGTCCGGGAGGCGGCGGGGGACCGGCTGGTTCTGGACGGGGAGGTGATCGCCCTCGACCTGGCGACCGGACGGCCGCGGCCGTTCCAGGACATCGCCTCCCGCGTCGGCTCCCGGCTCGACGTGACCACGGCGCGGGCCGCGCTGCCGCTGACGCCCGTGTTCTTCGACGTGCTCGCGGCGGACGGCCTGGTGCTGCTCGACCGCCCCGGGCGCGAACGGCACGCCGTGCTGGCCCGTCTGCTGCCCGAGCACCTCCGGGTGCGCCGGAGGCTGGTCACCGACCCGGCGGACCCGGTCGCCGTCGAGGCGGCCGAGGACTTCTTCCGGGACACCCTGGCCCGTGGCCACGAGGGCGCCCTGGTGAAGGGCCTCGACGCCCCGTACGTCGCCGGCCGGAGGGGGCGCACCTGGCTGAAGGTGAAGCCGGTGCACACCCTCGACCTGGTGGTCCTCGCCGTCGAACGCGGGCACGGCCGCCGCACCGGACTCCTGTCCAACCTGCACCTGGGCGCCCGCGCGGCGGACGGCACCTTCGTCATGCTGGGCAAGACGTTCAAGGGCCTCACCGACGAGATGCTCCGCTGGCAGACCGAGCGTCTCACCGAACTCGCCGTCTCCGACGACGGGTACACCGTCCGGGTCCGCCCCGAACTCGTCGTGGAGATCGCCTTCGACGGCCTCCAGCGCTCCACCCGCTATCCCGCCGGCGTCACCCTCCGTTTCGCCCGTGTGCTGCGGCACCGCCCGGACAAGCCGGCCGCCGAGGCGGACACGGTGGAGACGGTTCTCGCGGCGGGATGACCTGCCAGGGGGAGTCAGCTGCCGGGACCGGACGTGTGGCGGTGGCGGACCCAGATCGGGAGCACGAACCAGCACAGGAGGTACCAGGCGAGGAGGCCGGCGACGAGCCAGGGGACGAAGGTGGCGCCGGTGGCCACACGGAGCACGAGGAGGAGGGCGGCGCACAGGGTGGCGAGGAGGAGCACGAGGCCCACGAGGGTGAGGCGGGAGGCCCAGGTGACCGCGCGGGGCTTGAGGCGGCGCCCGGCGACCATGCGGTGGAAGGAGACCGGACCGATGAGGGCGCCGGTGGCGGCGGCGCTCAGCGAGACCGTCACGATGTAGATC from Streptomyces fradiae includes:
- a CDS encoding DUF6397 family protein, giving the protein MTTHETTETTGAARQEARGSAPVGAVAPGRAAEELELRRDEFRLAVDLGIVRTVPGPAPGTPDAAPGDRARRRVPRDEIERLRAAPDFPDGLRERVRAVGTGEGAELLSVTRDRFARLARTGHFSPVRFYINRYRAVVWLYPAAELAEFALNHPQLLAGRLPLDVRAQADTDHLDWRPRNWRARRLGVLLRASDDPWVRAAAIASLLDPSHVAEVVDDPYERAHLERLRPAPPSWRPNAPTPREIADRLMVADDPDEILWHRMSLALALDESRADREAPRPGAWPTIQTPPPSGRLAPKPGSAPAPVPSGTPPLVPALDLLQPPALSLAPPPSLRPGSGAAPALGASPCLAPGLASVPSPLSPLVPARDVVPPPALSPAPPSSVGPNPEPAPGPGMDPAQHLAPGTGMDPAPDLEPVPAQAWVVGPVVDPDLDPVPAQGPGAAPVVGAAPWPVPAPVPQARRVDRWPPRPAAVTRPPGRRVRRSLLDRWRRRKEAVRGPGA
- a CDS encoding DUF6328 family protein, with the protein product MSGTSQGPGKPAGPDGDGLIRGRHETPDERADRRWTELMQEIRVAQTGVQILFGFLLTVVFTPRFPELSDTDRTIYIVTVSLSAAATGALIGPVSFHRMVAGRRLKPRAVTWASRLTLVGLVLLLATLCAALLLVLRVATGATFVPWLVAGLLAWYLLCWFVLPIWVRHRHTSGPGS
- a CDS encoding ATP-dependent DNA ligase, whose translation is MGLKNVLPPAVPPAGRPALTLAGTDATMTELAAVSGSGAQARRLGLVRELFGAATTEEQEFLVRLLSGEVRQGALDAVALEGVARAAEVPPGDLRRAVMLEGSLPPVARAVLAEGPDALEAFTLRVGRPVQPMLAHTAGSVTEAVEALGPCAVEEKLDGIRIQVHRLGDEVRVYTRSLDDITGRLPEVVDTVREAAGDRLVLDGEVIALDLATGRPRPFQDIASRVGSRLDVTTARAALPLTPVFFDVLAADGLVLLDRPGRERHAVLARLLPEHLRVRRRLVTDPADPVAVEAAEDFFRDTLARGHEGALVKGLDAPYVAGRRGRTWLKVKPVHTLDLVVLAVERGHGRRTGLLSNLHLGARAADGTFVMLGKTFKGLTDEMLRWQTERLTELAVSDDGYTVRVRPELVVEIAFDGLQRSTRYPAGVTLRFARVLRHRPDKPAAEADTVETVLAAG